CCGGCATCTGCCTAATAGCCTCCGCCTTTTCGGCAACACTTGCCATATTCCTGGTTCTTTTTCTTTTCGCCCACATCATTTTTGCGCAGCAAGCGCCATTGATGATACAAATCTACGCGACAAACTACTCCCCCAAGGAGCGCGGAACGAAGCTTTCAACCGTCTTCATCATTGTGGCAATCGGAGGCATCATCTTCTCCGTTGGAGGAGGAGAGCTACTGGACAGGAACCTTGATCTTTACCAGGAGGTATTAATCGTGATGGGTGTAGCATGCCTCCTGAATGCTTATCTAGTCAGAAAAATCCCATCCAAACCACTTGTTAAAGCTGAGACCAGCAGCCCTTTCCGCAACCTTAGCCTGATGTGGAAAGACCGGCTTTTTGGCATGATGTTGACCGCCTGGATGCTCCTTGGCTTTGGCAATCTCATGATCATGCCACTGCGCGTTGAGTACGTCGCTAATCCGATCTATGGCATAAACCTATCCAACACTGAGGTCGCCTTTCTTACCTTCACCCTACCATCAGTATTACGCATTCTAAGCACAAAAATCTGGGGAATCCTATTTGACCGAATGCACTTCATTATTTGGCGAATGTGCGTCAATGCGTGCTTCATTATAAGCGTCCTGATCTATTTCAATACACAATCAATGCTATGGCTTATCGTTGGAGCGGCATTTGACGGAATCGGAAAAGGCGGCGGTATGCTGGGTTGGAATCTGTGGGTCACCAAGATAGCCCCGCCAGACAAAGTATCCGCCTACATGAGCGTCCACACTGGGCTGACAGGCCTCAGGGGCACACTGGCACCATTCATTGGCTATACATTGATCATGGAAGCGAGTCCGCAAACGACGAGCTTCATATCGACAGGATTGATGATCATTTCAATTGCCATCTTTGCATTTCTCATTCGTTCAAGTAGATTCTCTGAAGGAGGGCTGAAATATTGACATTAAGGCCAAGGCCTGAATTTTCCTAGTCGATGTATAAGGCAATGGATAAATGGCTCTGGCCCTATGCCCTCTCGGCATTAAAGCGACCTCGAAAGCTCACTGGCCCGACACACGTAATGATTGCCATATGTGATCATTATGAACCATTGTCTCCGGGTGCCAGCCAATCTCTCGAAACAGGAGACACGCGCGTTAAGCGCTGGCTGGATGAATGGCCACAATTAGCCGCTCAATACAAAGACAGCGATGGTCGACATCCACGTCACTCAATATTTTTCCCTGCTGAAGAACCAGAACGCCCGGATCGCTACATTCCAATGGTCAAACCGCTGGTAGCCGAAGGCTGGGCCGAAGTTGAAGTCCACCTGCACCATCGAAATGACACAGCAAGTAATCTTGATCGCACGCTTAGGGAATTCCGTAATTTCCTATTCCAAGAACAAGGCATGCTTGGATCAAACAACAATGGAGAAGCCGGCTACGCATTCATTCATGGCAATTGGGCGTTATGCAACTCACGCCCGGACGGAGACTGGTGTGGCGTTAACGAAGAGATAGAAGTGCTTCTTGATACTGGCTGCTATGTTGATTATACTTTCCCATCCATCCCTTCGCCGACCCAACCAAAGCGGTTCTGCAACGCAATATACTGGGCAAAAGACATCAAAGGACAGCCTCGCTCTCATGAACATGGGCGCCTTGCCAAAGTTGGGCGAGAACCAGAACTACGCGAGCTCCTCCTGATCCAAGGACCAGCCGCACTGAATTGGAAAAAGCGCAAAGGAGGCATAATCCCACGCATTGAAAATGCAGACCTTTGCGGCACAAACCCACCAAGCTCCCTACGAGCTGATCTTTGGCTCAAACAGCACATCCACATCCCAGGGCAACCCAATTGGGTCTTCATCAAACTGCATACCCATGGATGCCTGGAGGGCAATATGCCAGCCCTACTGGAGGAACCAATGAAAAATACTCTAGATTACCTGACTCAGCTGGCTCAGAAGCCAGATGAGGTGTGCTTACACTTTGTCAGCGCCAGAGAAATGTATAACATTGCCAGGGCCGCTATTGCGGGAAAAAGTGACTCACCCAATAACTGGCGTGATTACATATACAAGCCTCCAGCGTGCATGAAAAACACAGCCTAGATACTTTTAGAAATCAGTGACCAGTTAAAGCAGCGGGTGCTTTTGTCTCCTGACCATAACCAGCCCTTTGCCATTCGGTTAGGCTGATTCGATTTTGCTCACCATCCAAGCTGAAAGGCCCTTGAGCGAGATTACGAAAGGAATGAAAATTCTTCCGACTGGAATCGTCTATTACAATTGACCCACGAAAGTCATGATCAGTCACAAGATAGTTCCTAAATAGAATGTTACCGAAACTGCCAGAATTGATATTAATGCACCAACGACCATCCGCAGACTGCTCAATTCGGTTGTCGTATATAATGTTACGCGTCGAGCCCGTTGCACCATCAATCCGAAAAAGAGCAATGCCTCCACCATGATTGCCCAACATGATATTTCCACGAATTATAGAATTACTCACACCATCCAAGTTTAACGCGGCACCGCCATCACTACCATTGTTCTCAATTGTGTTTTGCTCTATCAAAGTATCAGAAATGATTCCATCACCGCCCATACTGGCGTCCGCATTCAACTGAATACCACTTCTTGCATTATCGAAGACGTGATTATTTCGAATCGTCACATGATCTCCACTGTTCGACACATAAATACCATGCTCACGCAGAGAACCACTGGATGAATTGCCACTTAAGAGCAACTGGCTGACAAAACCCGTAAATATTCCCCAGTAGCCATTATCTTCAACAACACAATCTCTGACTATTATGTGGCTCGAATCTAAAATACTAATCCCGGCGCGCTTCGCTCCGCGCGAACTTACATTCTCCAGAATTAGATACTTCGAATCAGTGATACTAATGTTATCCCTTGCAGATCCTTCAAAAATCACCCGAACAGCATCGCTGCCTCGAATAATAATCGGGTGCTCAGCTGTCCCACTCAGAGAAATACGAACAGGGTCATAAATCCCTTTCTCAATCGTAATACAGGTTCCAGGACCAGCACTCCTCAACGCATCTCGAAGTGAAGCAGGATTGCCAACCCCAATGCTGTTTAAGCAAGAGGAATTCCCCCGAGGAACCCAAGACTCATCAACACCGCATTGGTCCTCATACTCCGCTATCAGTGGCGTTACCTTCGAATCCCAAAACAGAGCAACATCAGCCGACGATGGACTTGAGACAATTTCCCTGAACCCAAGAACAAACAGTAAAAGAATGGCAGCAAGCACTAGGATCCCCTTTCTCATTACGACTCGAGTGTTTATCGACAGTGCTGGAATTTCAATTGTGCAATCATGGCATAAGGGCTAGCTCTGCCATTACAGCCCGGTGCTGTGCACCACTATCAGGCTCCACCTCAACCTGGTGAACCGAAAAATGCTCTGATGCAAAAATATAGTCAATACGAAGAACTGGGCCATAACCCGTAATCAAATGGCTACTCTTACCCGGGAAAGTCCAACCAAAGCCAAAACCCTGTTCAGCAAAAGTGTCATTAAGCACACCTGCAAGACTACGCTGCGGGAATCCGCCTGGAGTGCTATTTAAATCTCCAGCCAGAATAACAGGAAGAGGCTCTTTAGCCAATTTGCCCATAAGCGCATTAATAGCAGATTCCCTTTCCCTGCCCAGCATCGAAACAACAGACGAGAACTCGCGCCATGGGAAATTCCCCAACCTCAGCTCAGACCACAAACTGTAAGGCCTCAAAATCTCAATAAGTGGGCGAAATGTAGGCATATGAACGGTATAAACTGCAACCAGCCTCTCGCCAGGCAACTCAACAACAGCACGAAACCCGTAAGCATTTGCAGGTAATCCAGGGCTCTCCGCAATGGAAAGAAGCTCCTTACTCACGATTGGGAATCTACTCAAAATGACATAGCCACTATCTTTTTCGACATTCCACGATTCAGTATCCAACTCACCATCAGCAAGTTCCCACTCTCCAGCCTCCTGCATTGCCACAATATCAGCCTGTGTTCGCTCAACAAATGCCTTTATTGGATTATTGTCATTCTGCCCGCGATTACTCCCAACCACTCTTATGGGCCTAATGTCCCCAGGCGCGTAATTTGGCAAAGAGATAGTAAAACCCTGAATATACGCGACCAGCAGCAAAGAAACAACAAACCAGACTAATGCCTTTCGAAATGACCAAAATATCAATGCAGGTAACCAAGCAAGAAAGAGCATCAATGACGCCAAAGGCACTGGCACCATAAGAATGAGATCTCCAATAAGCAGGGGGAAGAAAGAAAACCTCGCAATCAGGAAGGAAAAAACACCTAAAATACTGCAGAAAGCCCCAAAATAATGCCAATGTGCGTGAATTTTACAGGCTAATTGGTACCACATATGCTTACTACTCAAATACATCTAAAATCGGGCTACTCAAAGCGTTCATATTGATAATCCAATCCGGTAAAGACACTATTATGCAATTCAAACCGTCCCTCATCTTATAGATAATTGTCCCGGAAAGAGAGAAAAGGGCTATTTTTTTAGTGACTCCTATTAAAACCAGTATATTCATGTCAGTCGTTCTGAAAGTCCTGCTTACGTACTTCTGACGCCAAAAAATACTATACTTCTATGACAAACTTGCTACAGCAAACATCTGTTGTCGATCGCATCGGTCGTATCAGCTCAATGGTTTCCTCCTTCAAGAAACCTGTAGCCGTCGCAATCCTAGCTACGGCCGGCAGCGCTTTATTCAACTCTGCACTAGCAGCTGATGGAACCATCAAGGCTTTCCTCGTCCAAGGGAATGTAAAGATAGTTGATAATGAAAGCGGACGTTCAACTCCACTGAAAAGGGGTCAGACTTTTGGCGATGGGTTTACTGTAATTACAGAAAGCGATTCATCTGCGCTGCTCCTCTTTTCCAATGGATCAGCAGTAAATGTTACTCCTGACAGCAGCTTAGAGCTAAAAGAATTCACTCAGGATTCAGCGAATACGAATATATCTCTGCAACCGGAAACAAGCGCATCCAAAACAGACCTAAAGCTGGACTACGGTGGCATCATCGGAGAAGTCAAAAAACTGAATCCAAGTTCCTCCTACACCGTTTCCACACCTGCAGGCAGCGCAGGCATTAGAGGAACAACTTACGAAGTTTATTATAGCGAAGCTACCGGCGAGACAACAATCAGAACAATAGAAGGTACTGTTGTCGCAAGCTTTGAAGGAAATGTGCTGAATGTTCCAGCTGGCGAAAACGTCCAAGTGAATGAAAGTGGCTTGGGTCAACTTGCAGCGAATAACCCCCAGCAAACATTGGCCACACAGCGGATCATGGCCGCATCCCTAGCAGCAGGAAGAGCCGGTGAACAAGCAGAGAACGCTGCTGGCGCCGCTGGTGTGCTAGAGGCCGACGCAAGAGATTTTGGTGATTCTGCAGCTACTGCAGCATTTGCTCAAGCAACACGCGATACGGCCAACCTGACAACACTGGATGCCATTACGGCTGCTGCCAATACTGCAGAAGCTAACACGGTGGCCGCCTTCCAATCTATAGTTAACAATGCCGTTGGCGACCAACCGCAATCAGACGTCAGCCGTATTATTAAAACAGCTGGTCGTATCGCAGCGCGTGATGTAGTCAATGGTGAAAATGTCCAGGACCTGAACATTCCAAATATCGTAAGCCAGGCTGAACGTATCGATAATACAATAAACACAATCGATACGGAAAGAGGCGCTGGCTTCGAAAACCTACCTATTGAGGGAATTCCACAAAGCGGGAACTAACTCTTTAAATTTCTTTCAGTCTATTACACCAGCGAAAGAACCTGTATTCTTCTATACTAATGAAATACTGCTGCAGTAAACTAATGTCTACATACACGCGCCTTGCAAGATACGCCATTGCGTCTTCAATTTTACTGACACCGATCGTCAGCGAAGGTCAAATAGCGATACACCAAAACAGAGGTGACGTTACTCAAAGAGATTACAATCTACGAATTGGAGAGGCAGAACTGTCACTTGGAAGCGGGCTACAGCTCACTTACGATAGTAACTTCAATCGAGCCAGCAATAACACAGCAGGAGGATCCTACGCAATCGCGCCTAGCCTTCAGCTAGGAGTATATTGGCCAATTTCTCCCTATATCACTTTCGATACCAATATAAGCATCGGCTACCAATTTTATGTCAGTGGCCCTGGGGAAGACGGTTTGAGAATCACAGGTCTTGATGGCCTCGGGACAGCAAGCACTTTCAATCTTGAATTCCTCATTGGTGATGACTCGCTAATCAACGTTTACAACTCATTGTCAGCCACTATCGATACTGTTCAGACAGGAGCGACAGCAGGTGGCGGAACAAGCGGGAATGTCAGGAACGAACCCTTCCAACAATATACGTATGTTGCTGGTATAGGCTATGTTCAGAGGCTCACTCCTTACACTCGATTGAATGTCAATTACGATTTCCAACTTCGCAGAACTCCTGACTCGACTTTCAACTACATAAATCGCATTACAAACACACCATCCGTTTCCGTAGCGCACCAGCTAAACCAAAACCTAACGGGCTCACTCACAACCAGTGCAAATTTCTATGACTACTCAGAAGATCTGCACAATAACGGTTTCAAATACCTCTTTGGCGGTGGCCTCGAGTACATAACAGATGGCGGTCTCATTGTTGGCGGTGAGCTAGGCGTTGAATACCTGGACTTCAGCACCAGCAATGATCCTGCAGCAACTGACGCAGATAACGTAAGCCCTTATGCCAATGGTTACTTGCAATTCAAGACTGGCGAATTTCTCACCCATACTTTCAGCGGAAAATACACGCACGACGCAAGTAATGGCAGCTTTGCCAATCCTGCTAACCCATCACAACTGCTTTTCGTAAACTTCCAGCTTGAATATGGTGGAGCCTACACACTCAGTATTCCTATCAGGGAAAACATCAATGTATATGGCAGCTATAACCTGTACCGCATTGAACAATCAGACAACGGTAACAAATACAATCGTCAAGGGGTCTTAATTGGTGCTGACTACGACCTGTCAAAGCAAATAAATGTATCAGTACGATACACTTATGAAAATGCCTTTGATGCAACATTTGTAAACACAGACTACAATAGGAATCTTGTAGACATTTTTCTAAATTATAACTTCTAGCAAAGAGCAACACCACCCTTTGCTTCTCGCAATTAAGAACAAGGTATCATATATACCTTGTTCATTCTTTTATAGAAGATACTGAGCTCGGAAAAACAAAGCGTATTTTAAGTAATGTCTCCAGTGGTGAAATTTGGTCTATTATGTATATTCTTCGCAGGAATAGTTGAAGGACTCGTTCTTCATGGTGCCGAAACCCAAGGCACCTCTACGCAACAACGGGAAGTCAACAACACTACCGTAAACTCCGGAGATATTATACAAATACGCATTGATGAGGATCCAAATTTCGTCTTTCGAGGCCCAGTCAACTCATCAGGTTATATAGACCTTCCCTACAACATTGGAGAATTCAAAGCCAGTGGCCTAACTTATAGTGAGCTTGAAAACGCCCTCCAAAAGAAATTAACGGAGAGCCATTACCGTAAAGCGACGGTTCAGGCGATACAGATACAAGAAGCAGCTGGCCAAGTCTATGTTTACGGTGCAGTGAAAGAGCCCGGTATCATCTTATTACCACCATCAGGCTATTTTACAATCCCCCAAATACTGGCTTCTGTAAAAGGGCTAACTGCTTGGTCTGACCCCAAAAGTGCCTATATATTGAGGTATGGCGAAAATGGCTCCAAAGAACGCATTCCAATCGACATAAGCGTGCAAATTATGGCATTGGAAGACCAGGCACCTCTCGAAGTCCTTGAAAATGGTGACGAACTTTACATCCCCGGCATAAACCAAGGTCAGGGAAGTAGTCTTCTTACCAACGACCCAATTGAAGTGATCGTTGTTGGGCAGATAAATAGTCCAGGCATCGTGACATTTGCCCCAGGCGAGGAAGCAACATTTATGCGAACAATTTTCAAAGCAGGCGGCCTTACGAAGTTCGCACGGTCAACGCAAGTTAAACTAATTAGATATGCGGGCTCTGATCGCTCAGTTGAAATCATCAATGCCGAAGAGATCATCGAGGAAGGATATCTGGATAAGGATGTTCCAATGAATTCTGGCGATATGATCATTGTGCCACAGAAATTCATCAACTTCTAAGTGAGATGCATTTTCCTGACCAAAAAAATCCATCACCTAAGGCTCACAGTGGGAGTGAACCAGATACTTTCAGTAAGTTCTCCCACCCCATGGACTTGCTCTATATTCTTCTGAATAACTGGTGGATTATAGCCATCTGTGTCGCAATCACGGGTATTAGTGCCGTAGCTTACCTATTTTGGGTAAAGCCAATATACAGAGCAACAGCCAGAGTTGAAATTTTTCGCGAAAGCCGAATCGATACACGCACTAAAATCTCCTATTATGAGCATTTAGAGCGCACATTACAGCGCCAATCACTCCTGATGCGAAGTGATGACCTCCATAAGGAACTACGCAACAAGCTTTCGGAGAAATGGAGCCCCATTGTAGGCAACAAAAACATAGCGCCTGCCTTTGGCATAAACGAAGTACGGGAGTCAAGGGGGACCATGGTGGATATCGATGTGGACTCGATCAACCCACAATATGCACTGGCTTATCTCGAAAGCATGCTAACAAGTTACAAAGCTTTTCGAGAACAAGAACTACGTGAAGTAAATGATAACGCAGTCACTGGTTTACGCTCAGAAGAGCAAAGGGTCCTACAAGATCTAGAAGAGGCAAAGACTGAACTAGAGGAATTCGAAAATGACAATCAAGTCCTAATGGTTCAAGAGCGGGAACAGATGGATGCAGCATTTCTCAACCAACTAATGGCACGCCTCAAAGCCATTCGTATGGAGCGTACGATCCTCGAAAATCAACACGAAGAAATCCTTAACGCAGATGCTGTTACAATCAGAGAAGCCCTTGAGATGACACGTCAGACTCAACAAAGAAGCTCTGTCACTTCAGTCCCAAGCAATAGTTCGAAAACGAATAATTCTGCGAACGATTCCTCTTCGTCCAACTGGGTCAATGCCGAATCGGTTGTCGCAGCAGACTCAGGAGACATTGCTGCTGTCATCGATTGGGAGCAACAGGAGGAGCAATTGGCTGATATGGAGAATGCCTACAAGCAAAAGTTAGAGGTCTTCCTTCCAACACATCCTGAAATGATCGCAATGAAGGCCAAGATTGATGGCCTTACACTCAACCTTCAAAGAAAAGCAGATGTCGCGCTAAAAAGATTCCACGCTCGTTTTCAAGCGTTGAAGATGCAAGAAGAAGGTATTGAAGAAGCGCTTAGTGACTTCAACCAAGAACATAGCCTGTCAGCCGAACGCAGAAATCGTTATCATCAATTAAAATCAAGAGTCAGCCACTTACAAAAGAAATACAATCTAGTTTATTCACGCCTACTGGAAAACTCCAGTACCCCTGATTCCTTCTTCATGCGGGTAATTAAACCTGCCCATGTAATAGGTAAACCCATAAGCCCGCAAAAGGCAAAGATCCTCATCGTAGCATTGGGATTTGGCTTCGCACTGGGCGGAGGCATTATTTTACTTCGCGTGCTGCTCAAACCTGAAGAACTGCGAGTAGATATACTGGAAGCCGATTTACATATCCCTTGTGTCGCAACCATACCGAATTGGGAAGAAGTTCTTAAACCAGCTAATTATAACCCTGAATTTGACATCTTTGTCGTTAAACGCGGTGTTAATCAGGCAGCCACAGAGATATATAGAGGCTTTCGCCACAAACTTGATTCATTCAGCAGCAAGCGAGAGAAGGTATGTTTAGCTGTAACATCTCCCAAGCGCGGTGATGGAAAAACTTTCAATACACTCAACCTTGCAGTCCCATATGCATGGGACGGACGCAAAGTGCTAGTTATAGATGGTGATTTTCGTCGAGCACGATTGACCAATGTCGTACTTGGAGAGCGTCCTGAAAAGGGTTTTACCGATTGCTTACTCAACCCTTCAATTAAGCCCATTGACAGGGTTCAACCGATTGCAAATAGCGGCATTGACATATTGCCTGCTGGAAAATTCGACGAAACTGTTCCAGAGAAAACGAAAACCCAACTCATGCAGTCATTTATTGCAGAGTTGCATCAACACTACGACATCATCCTAATCGATACTGCGCCTGTGAACATCATTGTCGAAACAGTGCAAATCTGTAGAGCCGTTGATGGAGTCATATTGTTTTCTGATGCCAACGGCTCCAGAGTCGAATTGCGTCATGCAATGCGAGATTTACAAGGAATTAAGATCCTCGGCTTTTGCCTCAATGGAGTAACACGAGAAAGGGTTGGGGCCGCGTATGGCAATTACGGAGGATACGCAAGCTATGGATCTGATGAAGCCTATCTAGCCGGCAACGAGGAGGCAGCAATGGGACTTAAGAAAAGCGGGCGTACAACTAGAGCTCCATGGAGTAAGAAAACCCTACAATCATAGCAGCTTCAGATGAAATCTGCTACTGCCATGTACCAATCTCAAGATGTTCCCTCTAATAGCAGAGCAACCCAGTTTGACCTCAAGGGACCATACTGGTGTTGAAGGAAAAAATCGCTTAAAGATTATCCATGCGGCAATTTTCCTGACGGTTATAGGTGCTCTGCTTATTACATCGATTTTTATCGGCAGAACCGGATGGTGGCTCATAGGAAGCCTACCGCTTTTGATGATCTTAGCACCATTCTGCTGGCCATCAGAATTTACGACGGAAGCGTGGATTGGACTAATAATAGTAGGAATGGTAATTCTTTCATTGGTCCCTCTCCCCTCTAGTTGGCTAACCCCTCAGGGTCGGTTTCATGAAGCCTATGACAAAATAGACCTTCGACTATTGAACGTAAACTATGGTGCTTCCGCTGATTTGTCGGATGAAACAATCACCGCCTCTCCGCAGTGGATCCCTACAACATTGAACAGATTGGGGACTTGGCGTTTTCTTCTTTCATTTGCGTTACTTTGGATCGTTTACACTCTATGCCAGTCAACATCAATTAAAGTTCAACACGCTATAATTCTTATAGCGATCACAACATTAGCGATTGGCTGTATTGCAGGTATCCTTAGCCGAACAATATGGCCACAGGGAAAAACTATAATGTGGCTAATGGATGTCCCGCATAGCAAACCGATGGGGCCTTTCGTGAATAAGAACCATTACGCTTTCTCCTGCTTACTACTGATCGGAGCTAGCTTTTATCCGCTAAGACATTTGTTCGAACAACAGCGCCCAGACAATATGGCAGCATTTGTACGAAAGGCCACCTCCTGCTCATTGGGTCTTAGTTTAATTGTTATATCTACAGTGGGGATTCTACTGAGCCTTTCGAGAGGTGCTTTTGTATCCGCATTATTTGCCTTAGTTGGATGTGCCTTAATCCTCTCTGTAAGAGCGAGCTTCAAACCACTAGCCCTACTAGCCCTTGCCGTTTTCATACTAGCCGCGAGCCTCTTGTTCGCTCCAGAGTCGACACGTGAACGAATCAGCACCCTAACTCAAGCAAGCCAAACCGAAAGTGGCCAAACTCGCCTTCAAAGCTGGAAAGACAGTCTACATATGTGGCGAGATTTCCCGATACTAGGAGCTGGTGCAGAGAGTTTCAGGACAACCTATCCTCTTTACCAAACAATCAACACCCGCAAAACCCTTTAC
The Rubellicoccus peritrichatus DNA segment above includes these coding regions:
- a CDS encoding MFS transporter; this encodes MGSETEQHSISEAGKQTYFYDRIRAPFHGIVEAGWITFGLLIAIRVFEAPDEWKAAISSAGFFGLLINGFTLALASKTGKKTTNLISFYQLLTGICLIASAFSATLAIFLVLFLFAHIIFAQQAPLMIQIYATNYSPKERGTKLSTVFIIVAIGGIIFSVGGGELLDRNLDLYQEVLIVMGVACLLNAYLVRKIPSKPLVKAETSSPFRNLSLMWKDRLFGMMLTAWMLLGFGNLMIMPLRVEYVANPIYGINLSNTEVAFLTFTLPSVLRILSTKIWGILFDRMHFIIWRMCVNACFIISVLIYFNTQSMLWLIVGAAFDGIGKGGGMLGWNLWVTKIAPPDKVSAYMSVHTGLTGLRGTLAPFIGYTLIMEASPQTTSFISTGLMIISIAIFAFLIRSSRFSEGGLKY
- a CDS encoding right-handed parallel beta-helix repeat-containing protein translates to MRKGILVLAAILLLFVLGFREIVSSPSSADVALFWDSKVTPLIAEYEDQCGVDESWVPRGNSSCLNSIGVGNPASLRDALRSAGPGTCITIEKGIYDPVRISLSGTAEHPIIIRGSDAVRVIFEGSARDNISITDSKYLILENVSSRGAKRAGISILDSSHIIVRDCVVEDNGYWGIFTGFVSQLLLSGNSSSGSLREHGIYVSNSGDHVTIRNNHVFDNARSGIQLNADASMGGDGIISDTLIEQNTIENNGSDGGAALNLDGVSNSIIRGNIMLGNHGGGIALFRIDGATGSTRNIIYDNRIEQSADGRWCININSGSFGNILFRNYLVTDHDFRGSIVIDDSSRKNFHSFRNLAQGPFSLDGEQNRISLTEWQRAGYGQETKAPAALTGH
- a CDS encoding endonuclease/exonuclease/phosphatase family protein, translated to MVPVPLASLMLFLAWLPALIFWSFRKALVWFVVSLLLVAYIQGFTISLPNYAPGDIRPIRVVGSNRGQNDNNPIKAFVERTQADIVAMQEAGEWELADGELDTESWNVEKDSGYVILSRFPIVSKELLSIAESPGLPANAYGFRAVVELPGERLVAVYTVHMPTFRPLIEILRPYSLWSELRLGNFPWREFSSVVSMLGRERESAINALMGKLAKEPLPVILAGDLNSTPGGFPQRSLAGVLNDTFAEQGFGFGWTFPGKSSHLITGYGPVLRIDYIFASEHFSVHQVEVEPDSGAQHRAVMAELALMP
- a CDS encoding FecR family protein, giving the protein MTNLLQQTSVVDRIGRISSMVSSFKKPVAVAILATAGSALFNSALAADGTIKAFLVQGNVKIVDNESGRSTPLKRGQTFGDGFTVITESDSSALLLFSNGSAVNVTPDSSLELKEFTQDSANTNISLQPETSASKTDLKLDYGGIIGEVKKLNPSSSYTVSTPAGSAGIRGTTYEVYYSEATGETTIRTIEGTVVASFEGNVLNVPAGENVQVNESGLGQLAANNPQQTLATQRIMAASLAAGRAGEQAENAAGAAGVLEADARDFGDSAATAAFAQATRDTANLTTLDAITAAANTAEANTVAAFQSIVNNAVGDQPQSDVSRIIKTAGRIAARDVVNGENVQDLNIPNIVSQAERIDNTINTIDTERGAGFENLPIEGIPQSGN
- a CDS encoding polysaccharide biosynthesis/export family protein, coding for MSPVVKFGLLCIFFAGIVEGLVLHGAETQGTSTQQREVNNTTVNSGDIIQIRIDEDPNFVFRGPVNSSGYIDLPYNIGEFKASGLTYSELENALQKKLTESHYRKATVQAIQIQEAAGQVYVYGAVKEPGIILLPPSGYFTIPQILASVKGLTAWSDPKSAYILRYGENGSKERIPIDISVQIMALEDQAPLEVLENGDELYIPGINQGQGSSLLTNDPIEVIVVGQINSPGIVTFAPGEEATFMRTIFKAGGLTKFARSTQVKLIRYAGSDRSVEIINAEEIIEEGYLDKDVPMNSGDMIIVPQKFINF
- a CDS encoding GumC family protein, with protein sequence MDLLYILLNNWWIIAICVAITGISAVAYLFWVKPIYRATARVEIFRESRIDTRTKISYYEHLERTLQRQSLLMRSDDLHKELRNKLSEKWSPIVGNKNIAPAFGINEVRESRGTMVDIDVDSINPQYALAYLESMLTSYKAFREQELREVNDNAVTGLRSEEQRVLQDLEEAKTELEEFENDNQVLMVQEREQMDAAFLNQLMARLKAIRMERTILENQHEEILNADAVTIREALEMTRQTQQRSSVTSVPSNSSKTNNSANDSSSSNWVNAESVVAADSGDIAAVIDWEQQEEQLADMENAYKQKLEVFLPTHPEMIAMKAKIDGLTLNLQRKADVALKRFHARFQALKMQEEGIEEALSDFNQEHSLSAERRNRYHQLKSRVSHLQKKYNLVYSRLLENSSTPDSFFMRVIKPAHVIGKPISPQKAKILIVALGFGFALGGGIILLRVLLKPEELRVDILEADLHIPCVATIPNWEEVLKPANYNPEFDIFVVKRGVNQAATEIYRGFRHKLDSFSSKREKVCLAVTSPKRGDGKTFNTLNLAVPYAWDGRKVLVIDGDFRRARLTNVVLGERPEKGFTDCLLNPSIKPIDRVQPIANSGIDILPAGKFDETVPEKTKTQLMQSFIAELHQHYDIILIDTAPVNIIVETVQICRAVDGVILFSDANGSRVELRHAMRDLQGIKILGFCLNGVTRERVGAAYGNYGGYASYGSDEAYLAGNEEAAMGLKKSGRTTRAPWSKKTLQS